aaaaatgtaaagaaacctTCAAGAGGTCCCAAGTTTGTAGCAGCAGATGTTGGATTAATAACTTGATCTGACCGAACATAAAATTCTCTGCATGAGAATCGGGTCGGATTTTTGTGGCGCATTTTCAATAAGCCTGAAATACAAACAGCAGTGAGAAAACTAAAGAAGAACGTACGACACGAAGCTGTGCTTATCAACCGATTCTGGTCTGACTAGAGGAAGTTCATCCTGTGAGGAAAGACAGAAAGGAAGTTGATCAGAGTGGCTCCGCCCTGCGGCTGCAACAGGCAGCAAAATGGAAGAGGCTAAAAGCTAAAACATGAGCAGCTCTAAGCTAGCAGGGTCAAAGGTCTGGGAGGATTTTAAACTGGCAACCCCACTAATTAACTCTGGTTGGGTCGGTAACCGACTCAATGCCTGTGGGCTCGGGTCGGATTATTTAGGCCTAATAAGTCCGAAAAGTAAAAACGTGATTAGTGATCCAGAGGAAACGGCAAACAGACGTTTCGCGTGAAGTCAGTCTTGAAAAGTCATTTCAGCTCAGACTTAAGGAAGCTGGATGCTTAACTGCATCAGATCTCTGGCTGGTTTGCATCTCAATGTCTTCATACAACCAGAAAGATGGattattgaataatttatttataaatctacTAAAAGTCTGTTTCTGTAAAACTTTTCATCTGTATGCCAGTTTATCCTCTGGGAATGACgtcagcttttcttttgttaggcttttctaatattgtttggATTTTCTTCGTTTTCCAACAGGTCTGatttttctggttctggttctggttctggtctggtaGAGCTGTGAGCTGACCCAAAGTGTGGTCGTTGACTCTGGGGGATTGTCAGCGACCAGTCGCTGAGTCTTACCACGGAGGTGTTGAGTCCGGACATGACCGGGTCATGGACTTCTCGGCAGGAGTTCTCCTTCTTCTCACAGGCGTCGATCAAAGTGATGACCTCATCCGGATCGGTCGCCGTCTTCACGTCGGACAGACCTTTGGCCCAAGCCGCCGAACTCACCAGCCACATGAAGGCAAACACTGCCGTCACTCCCAGGTCCTGGAACATCGCCACGGTCAGAACTACGTGTCCCACAAGGCACCTGGCGGTCGCACGGCACACTTACGATCAGCGGGCCTTTGTTGTTCTCCTTGTACTTGTCGTAGAAGAAGACGTAGATGCTGAGAGCCGCGGTGGCGTAGAGGAAGGCGAAGACGCCGATGGTGACGAAGAACTCGGCGGAGGAAGAGTAGTCTCCGACCAGGAAGATCCGGTCCGTGGCCCTGTCCTTACAGGTGGGGGCGTCGAAGTACACCTGGTGGAGTCTGACAGAAGAAGAGTCTGTCAGCGACGGCTCGTTCTACCCGGCCCGTTTGGTTCTGTGGTTGTGAAGGGAAAGAAATGTCCGGACCTGAACGGATACTCGAACTCCACTTGTATGGCGAGGTCACTCTCCGTCCGGTTCCTACACTCCACCGCCATCTTGAACATCCCGGAGTAACTGCCACAGGTGGAGAAGGCGAAGATGGCGAAGAACTGCGGGAGAGGAGTAGACACAGAACCCGATCAGAACCCCAACAGAACCTCATCAGAACAGGTTCTGGAGAACTCACCCACTGCAGGACCTTGATGAAGCCCAGAGGAACCTTCAGGATCCGGAACTGACCCTGGGCTACGAGCTGCAGGAGCAAACAGACAcatgggtcagaaccagaaccacaccGACCCACCGGGTCAGCTCCATTCCTGCCAGCAGGATGTGGGCGGAGCTTAAGTCACCTGACCTCAGACGGCCGAACACGGCCAAAGGAGCAGAACCGGACTGGCCAGCAGATCCagctctggttctgacccattTGGGTCGGAACATGTGACCAAATCAGAACTTGACTGACCCAGgatgaacagaaccagaacagattaCAGACCAGCTGGGTTGAGGGTCACCAGAACACTTTTGATCAGAACCGGACCAGACCGCCTGCACCTCGGTTGGTTCTGGGTTAGTCCGGTTACCTGCTCAGGTGAGAGCTGATGTCCTGATTGGTGCAGCCAGCAGGAAGTGGAACCGCAAACAGAACCAGATCCAGAAAatactggttgccatggtgattagCTCTTTTTCTGACcctccagcagcagaaccgGACCGGAACTCAGCTGTCACTGCGAACCCATAAGCATCAGAACCTGCAGGCCTAATGGGTTgaacagaaccatcagaaccttcAGGTCCACTTCATCCAGAATCCCTCAGAGCTGAACAGGACTGAATCGGAACCGAACCAGTAGAGTCCAGTTTCCTCTGAGCTGGTTCTGGAACACATGGaggtccaaacagaaccaggtCGACCACTGCATGGATCCAgttttttcatcagtttttatgATTCTTGTTCTGTTCGGCTAAGTTCTGGAGAGGAGAGTCCAAACACACCCGATCCagtggttctgacccggttcgtTACGTCAGAACCAACATAACAGCTCCTCCGGAACCGGACTCGGTTCGCCCAGGGAGCTGAGCTCAACCCAGTCTCCATCCCAGCTGGTGAGGagccgaaccgaaccgaaccgacaCCAGCACCGAGCTGCATCAGCAGCACCAGAGAGGAAGattctctcctcttcctccccagCTGCCATTTCACCACCACACGCACGCGCAGAGCCGCGCGCGCGCATCGTGATTTCACGTCATTCCCGCAGAAAATTCCCGTTTCCGAGGATTTTTCTGCCGagatccaacagaaccagaaccaggcccaCACAGAACCACCCGAACTCTGGGCCGGACCCGCTGCGGGATGGGCCGAACCCCGCCGATCAGAACCGCATctcctagacacaaaaaaaccccgaaccgaaccgaaccccGGGCCGACAAACCGAACCTAAATCATAGCGGGATGCTAAGAGTCGGTACCTGATTTACGACGTCCATCCTGCCGcctggagaggagaggagagatggagagatggaggaggaggaggaggaggaggaggaggaggaggagccggGGGAGGGGGGGCGGTGCGTCAGCggggtttattattattattattattattattattattattattattattattattagtgtcagaaattaaaatatacaacaaCAAGCGGGACAGAGgcagcaaataaatacaaattcatatttttatgtaattttgacGGAGGGGGGTCagtggggggaggggggctCATCACTGTAGTGGGAGGTGATGACGTAAATGATGACAATGATGGCGACGCATCATGTGACCCGGAAAGTGACGTAAACAAAAGCAATGGCTACAGTATGCACAGATGGGAGTAatttatcatcattattattattgttgttattattgttgttggtTAATAACTCCGCCTTCTGCTCTGTCAGGCTCAGTGATTATCTGTCAGCAGAATTCAGTACTTTAACATCAagaattataaaattaaatgtccCAACCAATAAAtataagtattcaaataaattgtttcatAAGTCTCAATATATGGAATCAAAACAGTttgatgtattttccagccCAGTTATGAAATTCTGCGCTCAGGTTTTTCCCACACTGTTATGGAGCCACTTGCAAATTAATCCcaaaaaatgaacagcaataaTCTGGTTTCTGTAGCCACAGAGAAACCAAAGTTTGATTTTCACCAAGTTATtcttacatttataaatgtcagagttCCAAACTATTTTGTTCACAGGCTCAATATTTACCTCACAAACTGGAGAATTATTTTTCAGGTTAGGTATTTAGTTCCTATCCAGATGTTTATGTCTGAGCTGAAAATGTTGGTTGCTGGTTAAATATTTGGCTTGGAATAGAAACGTGTGGGATGTGGATCCGAGTAGATTAGAGTTAGAATGAGACATGAACGTCTTTCTGGACCGTGTTCATGTCTCCGTCCTCTACAGAGCTGGGCAGAAATCTGTGTTTTAGTAAAATGAGCTGACAGACATTCTCATAGACGTAAAGATCTTTCATGGTGACATTTTCTCTCAGGTTGGGAAAACGCAGCTTAAATAAAGTCTAAAGTTGTTCAAAACGGTCCAACAGCTCAGAGTCATGGTGTCTAAAGAATGTAGGACTGTGGATTAATTAAAGCCAATCATTAGCATTAAGCTACATTTGGGCTGCCAGCCTGaactttatgtcatgtttgattgttgattctatgatgcatgactttgtgttttagtgtttttatgatgtaaagcacttagAGATGCCtggctgctgaaatgtgctgtacagaTCCaatttcattgattgattgattgattgatatataATGATGGAAAATAGTTCAGAACtttatctctgtttattttGGTGATTATGACTTTTAGCTGATGCCATGTTCACTTTTCCATTAGCTGTTGGCCAGAACCACATGAAAACCCGAACTGAACGGGTCTTAGGAATAAAACTGGCTCTTTATTTCTGCTTCCTGCAGCCGGGAAGCGACCACAGGGGGCGCTGTCCTCTCAGCTGCACCTCCTGAGCGTGGGTCTTCGCCTGTGGGACAGGAAGTAATCTTACCGTTAGTTCCGGTCCACAGACTGCAGCGGCCGAAAGTCCAAAGTCTCGCTCTGCTGTTCGGTACCTGATAAACTGACCTGGGACCAGCCGTCAGCAGCCGCAGGTAAGAACCACAGGACAGGTCCTGGCCCAGCCACGCGTTTCCATGGTTACCGTCCCCACCGATAAGAGAAACTGCGATCGGTGGCCATTTAGTTGACCAATCAGATTTGAGGATCGGCAGGCGGTCACTTTCCCGCCCTGACTCGGGAAGACGCTGAAAATGCGTCGGTGGCTTCAGAGCTCTACTTCCGTTTCCATGGCGCGCTATGACGTAACGTCGCCCTAACAAAGATGAAAGTCAAGTGACGTCATAGACTCGTCATAGAGCTTCTCAGCCGCCGTCATTTCTCTTGTCAGATTCCGCAGATCTTTGAAGGAACCTCCTGGTTTTTTAAGAGACATTTTCCGAGGTTTCCAAGAGTTTCGACTTGTTAAAAATGTCGGTTTTTGGTTCTAAGCCAGAATTTAACCTCCAGAAAAATACAGTCCTGGTCAGCAAAACGAACCAGTTCGTAGTGGAAGACCTGATGGCGCGCGGAGGCTACGGCTGTGTGGTGAAGTGCAGGAAGGTGGAGACGGAGGAGATGGTGGCCGTAAAGCTGGTGAAGCGATCGCAGTACGACTCCGGCGtcaatgaaatgaaaatctttAAGACACTCAGACAATTTAAGGGCGGCAATACAAACATAGTGAAATTTCTGGAACATTTTGAGCACAACAACCATTTCTGCCTGGCGTTTGAGATGTTGGACATTAATCTATACGAATACATCAGGTGTaggtatttttttcctttggacATCAACGAAATCCGAGTTTTGGCGCAGCAGCTGCTTGTAGCTCTGAAAGTCCTGAAAGAGTTACGTGTAACACACAGAGATATAAAATGTGACAACATCATGCTAGTTGATCGGGCGTCGCAGCCGCTGCGGGTGAAGCTGATAGACTTTGGTCTCTCCACCAGAACCTACAGCATGAGGAATTACGTGTTCAAGCAGCCGCTGTCTTACAGATCCCCAGACGTCATCCTGGACTTTCCTTTAGATGAAGCTATAGACATGTGGGGTCTAGGATGTGTTTTAGCCTTTTTGTACCTCGGTCGCCACCTGTTTCCCTCGCGGGCCGAGTACGAAACCTTAAGTGTGATGCTCAAGCTTCTAGGAAAGCCTCACGATACTCTGCTGACCTTCGGACTCAGCACAGAACGGTTCTTTAAGTGTGTCAAAGGGGAATTTACGTACACTTGGTTACTAAAAACGACAGAGGAATATTATGATGACTCGGGTGAGGTGGTCGTGCTTCGTCCTGGAGTTCATTCGGACCTGAGCTGTTTGGATGACCTGCAGAAAAAGCGACCAGAGTCCAAGGATCCTTTGGAGAAGAGGGATTTACTGTCTTTCATTGACCTTCTCAAAAAGATGCTGGATATGAATCCTTCAAGACGGATCGCCCCCCTGAAGGCGTTGAACCATGAATTTATCACAATGGCTCACCTGTCTGCTGACTCCAGCAGCCCTTATGTGATTGCGTCCCAGACGAAGATGGTAAAGGTGGAAGAGGAAGAGCCTGAAGTGGAGAACTCCACCTCTGCAGGACCCAGTCTGCCACAGGAGAGCTTAGACTCAACTCCTCATGTAGATGGCAATAAGGAATCAGAGAAGAAAGCAGCTGAGCGGAAACAAGCAGCACCGGGCCCGGGGCCCACCGTGACCAAAGGTCAGGCGAAACCGGGCTGCAGACCGGCAGGCATGAACCCAAGCGGCCATAAAACGGGACCGTCGGCAAGTTCAAGCAGGCACACCACGGTTCCTCCAGCCACCGTCAGGAAGAACAAGAACAAGAGTAACAATTGCAAACCTGGGAAACCAGGTACTGAGTGCTTAGATAATTTCTCTTGTACTGAATCCTCATTTTCAGTCAGTTCTGCAGAGATCTCAGCCAGTCAAACTGGAGACAACCCAACAGCTGCTGAAATAGATTCAGAGGCAATACTCCAAAAGATCTTTGAGGGTTTTAGACTTAAAAAAGCAGCCACCTCAAAGTCTCCATTTCCAACTGATTCCTGTGATCCCAAGACAGAAACCCCCTCCGATCCGAGCGAGAAGCCCACCAACGT
The genomic region above belongs to Xiphophorus maculatus strain JP 163 A chromosome 1, X_maculatus-5.0-male, whole genome shotgun sequence and contains:
- the LOC102223075 gene encoding synaptophysin, which codes for MDVVNQLVAQGQFRILKVPLGFIKVLQWFFAIFAFSTCGSYSGMFKMAVECRNRTESDLAIQVEFEYPFRLHQVYFDAPTCKDRATDRIFLVGDYSSSAEFFVTIGVFAFLYATAALSIYVFFYDKYKENNKGPLIDLGVTAVFAFMWLVSSAAWAKGLSDVKTATDPDEVITLIDACEKKENSCREVHDPVMSGLNTSVAFGFINLVLWAGNLWFVFKETGIIAPFMRAPPPEGKPAPDAYAQQGAYEQDPYASNQGGYQPEFNQQGYNQEAEYGQGYGQQGAPTSFSNQM